CTTGGTGTGGGAGGTGTAGCTTGCCAGGTAGTATCTCAGATAATCGGGCTCAAGACCCTGATCGAGGTAGTCGTCCTTCACCCAGACAACATATCCGCGGCTCTTCGAGAACTTCTTGTCATCGATCTTGAGCATGCCGCTCGCGACGACATCGCTTGGGAGCGTGTAGCCAGCGCCCTCGAGCATGGCGGGCCAGAAGATGCAGTGATGGTAAATTATGTCGCCGCCTATGAAGTGGATTATCCGGCTCTTCCCGCGCCAGTATCTCTCCCAGGGCACGCCATGCGATCTGCACCACTCCTCTGTGAATGAGATGTAGCCGATGGGCGCATCGACCCAGACGTAAACGACGAGATCCTCGCTCCCCGGAAATTTGACGCCCCAGCTCATGTTTCTAGTTATGCACCAGTCCTTGAGCTCCTGCCGGACCCACTCAAGAGCATAATTTCTCGCGCTGACAGTGCCGCCTAGCCTCTGGAGGTAATCGAGAAGGAAGTCCCTGAATGCGGAGAGCCTGAAGAAGTAGTGCGTCTGCTTTCTGTACTCCGCCCTGGAGCCGCAGATCTTGCATACCGCGTCCTTGATCTCCCCGGGCTCCAGGTGTCTCCCGCAGCCCTGATCGCACTCGTCCCCTCGCGCTGGCACACCGCAGTAAGGGCATATTCCCTCCACATATCTATCAGGGAGAAACCGCTCGCATCTAGGACAGTAGGCCAGCTCGATCTCTCTGGGATAAACATGCCCCCGCTCCATCAGGGCCCTCACAATCTCCTGAGTTCTGTGATGGTTCGATGGATCATCCGTGCATCCGAAGTAGTCGAACCTGACGTTGATGCTCCTGAAAACATCCTCGAAGTGTTTGTGGTAGAATTCCACAAGCTCCCTGGGGCTCATGCCCTTCGACTCGGCATTGACCACTATGGGAGTGCCATGGGCGTCTGATCCGCAGATGAAGAGGACATCGCGGCCCATCCTCCTGAGAGCTCTCACGAATATGTCCGCAGGCACATATGTTCTCAGATGGCCTATGTGGGCCGGACCGTTCGCATAGGGCAGACCACATGTAACCAGAATGGGATCGTTATCTGTGGGCAACTATGAACACCTGGCTCCAGTATTGGGCTAAGGGAGATATAGGTTTTCCTTCAGCAGTGGGTGAATGACAATCCCCCGCAGCGCGCGTTACAATTAATTTCCACGAAACATATATATATTGAACAATCTTGTATCTCCTGTGGTGATGGGGTTGAAAAAGGTACCACTGCCCGATCCCAGCGATGAGCAGGAGGAGTTTTCTTCCATACTGATGGAGATCGGCCTCAGGAGAAACGTCGCCAAGGTTCTCACGTATCTCGCAGGGGTGGTCGAGGCGACATCGAGGGATATAGAAACGAACTCCGATCTGAGGCAGCCTGAGGTTAGCATAGCCATGCGAGAGCTCCGGGAGCTGGGGTGGATCTCCGAGAGGGACGAGAAGAACCCGGGGAAGGGCAGGCCCTACAGGATCTACAGGCTCGAGAAGAGCGTCGACGAGATCATAAAATACCTGGAGGATCAGAAGCTGCAGGACATTGAGAGGACCATGCGCCAGATAGAGCGCCTGAAGGAGCTCAGGAGTGCGGGGGCTCGCGGGGCTTAGCTCCATGCAGCGAGGACGGATCGCATGCAGATAAAATATCATAAAGATCGATTGCGATCGTGACAGGCACTTGCATGGCATGCATTTCGATTACATATAAAAATTATAACCTAACGCATAATAGTTTTACCACACATCAGCAAGACGCTGTTAAATGCCACGTGGATATATTATCCGTGTAATCACAGCCTCACTATCAAAAAATCTATATACTAATTGCACAGTAAAAGTAGACAAGCACGTAGAGGGGATGGCATGAAGTCCATAATCGACGAGGCCCTGAGCAGGGCCGAGCGGGAGGGAAGGGCTGAGCCCACAAGCGCCACAGACGAGGATCTGGTCTCGATCCTCGAGGGGCTCACCACAGTCATAAGGGTGATAGGCTGCGGTGGAGGGGGATCCAACACCATAGACAGGTTATCTGAGGCGGGCATCCAGGGAGCTGAGCTTTATGCGATAAACACAGATGCCCAGCACCTTCTCCACATCAACGCCGACCGCAGGTTCCTGATCGGCAGGAGGACGACCAGAGGTCTGGGAGCTGGAAGCCTGCCTGCCATCGGGGAGGAGGCCGCTCAGGAGGATATCGAGCAGATAAAGGCTGCTGTACAGGGCGCTGACATGGTGTTCATCACATGCGGCCTTGGTGGAGGAACGGGAACAGGTGCGTCGCCGGTGGTTGCTGAGGCCGCCAGGGAGGCCGGCGCACTCACCATAGCGATAGTGACTCTTCCGTTCAGCGCGGAGGGCTCGATAAGGATGGCGAACGCAGAGGCGGGGCTGAAGAGGTTGAGGGAGTCGGCGGACACGGTCATAGTCGTTCCGAATGACAAGCTCCTCGAGGTCGCGCCAAATCTCCCCCTGCAGGCAGCGTTCAAGGTCGCTGACGAGGTCCTGATGAGATCCGTGAAGGGGATAACGGAGCTAATCACCAGGCCAGGGCTGATAAACCTTGACTTCGCAGATGTCAAGACCGTCATGTCTCACGGCGGCGTGGCGATGATAGGCCTCGGAGAGGCAGATGGGGAGGAGAGGGCCCGGGACTCGGTGATGAGGGCCCTGCGCAGCCCGCTGCTGGATGTGGATGTATCCGGCGCCACGTCTGCGCTTGTCAATGTCGTTGGCGGGCCGGACATGACCATAGCCGATGCAGAGATGGTCGTTGAAGAGGTCTACAGCAGGATCAACCCCGATGCGAGGATCATATGGGGCGCTCAGATCGATCCTGAGCTCAAGGGCACGATAAGAACAATGCTTGTGGTGACAGGTGTCTCATCCCCGCAGATACTCGGCAGGGACGAGGGAAGGCGCGTGGTATCGAAGCACGGGATCGACTTCCTGAGCAGGCGCGCGCGGTACTGAGCCAGAGGGCGTGAAGATCGATGTTGTCCGAGAGGGTGACCAGCGAGCTTGAAATGCTCAAGAGGCATCTGACGATCCTGAAGTGCGTGGTGGAGAACGAGCCCATAGGCATACTCAAGCTGGCAGAGGAGACGAAGATACCGAGCCACAAGGTGCGCTACTCTCTCAGGGTTCTCGAGCAGGAGGGGCTCATAGCAGCCTCTGCTCCGGGGGCGATCACCACCTCAGCGACCGGTCCGTTCCTGGAGGGGCTGGATGCGATGATAGATGAGATAGTGAAGGCGACTCTGGAGCTCAAGCGCATCGAGATGCCACGCAGGCGCAGGGAGGCCTGACTCAGAGAGACCAGCAGCGCTATCTCTCTGACCGTAGGTTTAAACGAAACAGCTCACCGAGCTCAGCGCTTCGACTGGAGCTTCGGCTGGAACATCCTCATCGGGCACCGGTCAGAGTCCCTGCCCGCCTGGGTCTCGCTTCCCAGAGTTGTGCACATCCCCTTGATTTTATCCATGGGCTGGTAGAACCTGCAGTCTCCACACGTTGGCATATCGATCTCCAACTATCACCGACGATATAAAGGTTCATCCCGGCGCGCTATGATATGCGCACCGGTGTCGTGGCATGTCAGGTTGAACCCGGGCAGACTTCCGGTTGCGGGACTGCTTTCGTCATGCTTCCCCCGGAGTCAGCTGGATTTGCTCAGATCAGATTCTAAGCGTGTACGACCTCCCTGCGGCGAAGTATCTCGTCTGGACGTAGCGGTAGCCGCCCCTGTAGACCGCGATCTTGTGGTTCATGTTGCCCAGAACCGTGAAGCTGATGGTGCCATCGATCGCGCCATCATCGACATCTCTGTATCTATACGTATCATCGACAACGACATCAAACCCCCTGAGCGCACCTGAGGTGACTGTGATCAGGGCAAGACCGGCGTAAGCCGGAGGAATGTATCTGCCGCCGGTGACGTCAATGATAACAGCGCTGCTCGGGAGGTTGTCCTTCACAAAGAGCAGTATGTGCCGTCCCGGTGTATCACCGTAGAATCTCAGATAGCTGTATGTGCTGAACCAGTACCTCCTGGTGTTCGTGCTTCCGCTCGGGTATATCTCGATGAGGTCTCCTGGTCCTGCATAAGGCGTTGTCGCAACCAGTGAGACCGTGCCGCCCAGAGGGCAGGTCGTGTACTGCCTCCAGAAGCGACCATCTGCGATCCAGAGCGTGTTCGCGCCTGATATCATCGGCCTGTACGAGGAGAAGCTCACCGCCGTGCTTCCAAAGTAGACGGCCTGAGGCTGATTCTGCTCCAGATCAAAGCTCATGAGCGCCTCTGGGGCAGAGTCGCTGGCAGGCTGCCCCCCGCTTACGCCCTGCGCATACGATACCTCCCCTGAAATCGGTATCTCTCCATCAATCTGCCCTTCGATCCACTCCTCGGCCAGCCCGCCTGAGAGCAAAAGCGAGAGAAGGACAGGAACAAGCATCTTCCACGGTAGCATGATATGTGATTATAATTTTATGTTATAAAAATTTTTTGTGACTTTTCCAGGTTCTTTGGTCCCGGAACCCCTGCGCCCTCATCGTATTATTTCCCAGAGATACATCGGTCGTCTGTCCGCTCCTGAAGGATGAATTGGGATCATCCAGCGTGCATGGCCTCCAGGTTGCTGTGTGTATGAGCAAAATCCAGAATTTATACACCCAATCGTCCTTTGCGAGAAATCGTAACACTGCAGTGAAGCTGAACCGTAAGGTTCGGTTGTTGTCAAAGTTTTCAGGACCGAACACCAGCAAATCGGCCCGCGATACATTGAAATAGAATCCTGTAAAAAACTATGCTGCTGTTCTGTTGCAGAGTGGGGTTTGAGTTCCATGAGAGAGTATCCGTATCCCTCAAAGAGCGAGGTCAGATGGGTATCTCCGGAGTGGCTGGACGAAAACATGGATGATGTGCGAATAATTGATGCTCAGCCGAATGTGCACGACTACATAATGGGCCACATTCCAGGGGCTGTTTACATGAACGAGGGCCTCCTCAGGGCTGCACGCAGAAGGCAGCCTGCCAGCTTCGTGCCTGCAGAGTCGATAGAGGCTGTGTTCAGAAGCATTGGGATATCTGGAGATATGCCGGTGGTTGTCTACAGCGGCCCAGGCGTTTACAGCAAATGCACCGCAGGGCTGGGCGATGGCCTGGAGCAGACGATGGTCGCGTACGCGCTCGTGCGCTTCGGCCACCGCATGGTGCACATCCTCGATGGCGGAATAGAGGGATGGATGGAGTCCGGCCGGAAGCTGACGAAGGAATTTCCTGACGCCCAGGAGAGCGGATTCAGAGCGGAGATAAGGCGTGAGCACTTCGTGGAGATGGAGGAGCTCAAGAGCATGATGGGGAGGGATGATGTTATAATATTCGATGCGAGGCCGACGCCATCGTATGAGGGCCAGGCCGTGTGGATCAAGCCCGGGCACATTCCCGGCGCACACAGCCTCCCATGGAGGCGGCTGATGACAGAGAAGAACAGCCGCCTTCTCAGAGATGATGAGGAGCTGCGGTCTCTGGTGAGCGGCTTCGACCTCGAGGGCAAGAGGATAATCGTATACTGCGGAACAGGCAGAGAGGCCACAAACGAGTATCTCTTTTTCAGATACTATCTCGGACATCCAGATGTGAGAATCTACGAGGGATCCTTCACAGAGTGGTCCTCCTACCCAGAGAACCCGACGGTCACAGGCCCCAATCCGAGGTGAGATCGTGCTCTTTGAGAGGATCGTCTCCGAGGGTCTGGCGCATTACTCGTACATCGTGGGTGACCGCGGAAGCGCGGTTGTCATAGATCCGAGGCTGGACTGCGACGTGTATGTTGAGATCGCCTCCAGAAACAGCATGCGCATAACAGACATCCTGGAGACGCACAGGAATGAGGACTACGTAATAGGCTCTGTGGAGCTCTCCGCCCTGACGGGAGCATCCATCTGGCACGCGGATCCTGAGCTCGATTACAGGTACGGCGCGCCCGCCAGAGATGGGCAGGTATGGATGATAGGCTCCTGGCAGATCGAGGCGATATCAGCGCCAGGACACACGCTCGGCTCGATGTCCTATGTCCTTAAAGATCGATCCGGAGTTCCGCACGCGGTCTTCACCGGAGACGCGCTCTTCGCAGGAGATGTCGGGCGGGTTGATCTCCTCGGGATGGACCGCGCTGAGGAGCTCGCTGGCATGCTCTACGAGAGCATCTTCCAGAGGATACTACCTCTGGGTGATGGAGTGCTGCTGTGTCCGGCGCACGGTCCGGGCTCTGTGTGCGGGTCTGCGATAACCGACCGCCCATGGACTACGATAGGGTTGGAGCGTCTCCACAACCCGAAGCTGAGGGCAGGGAGCAGAGACGAGTTCGTCAAAAGTGCTGCTGCTGAGCTAGAGAGGCCCCCGTACTTCAGGCGGATGGAGGAGCTGAACATAAATGGTTACAGGCTCAGGAGACGCGCGGTACCTCCACTCTCCCCGGAGGAGGTCGCAGACGCGCTCGATGAGTGTGTGATTCTCGATACCAGATCTGAGGTGGCTTATGGCGGTGCCCACATACCGGCATCGCAGTTCATATGGATGGATGGGCTCTCCGCACTCGCAGGATGGTATCTCTCTTACGATAAGCCGGTGATCCTGGTGGGCGATGAGATCGACAGGGCCACTAGAATCCTCATGCGAATGGGCTACGATGATATCTCCGGATACCTTGGGGGAGGAATGCTGGCCTGGCATATGTCAGGACTGGAGAGCAGCTCTGTAAGAACCGTGACAGTCCAGGAGCTATGCAGGCATCTGGACCAGGGCGGCCAGGCATGGATACTGGATGTGAGATCGGATGAGGAGGTGTCAGGAGAGAGAATTAGTGGGGCGCATCACATCCACGTCACACAGCTGCCCGGCAGGATGGAGGAGGTGCCGAGGGAGAAAGCGGTCTACATATTCTGCGGCAGTGGCATGCGCTCCATGGTGGCGGCATCGTTCCTGAAGAGGCATGGATGGAGAAACATAGCTGTTGTTCTCGGAGGCCTGGCGGGCTGGAAGAGCGTGACGTGCCCTGTTGTGAGGCGGGTGTGATCCGTGCCCATTCTGAGGGGTGATGAGGAACTGGAAAAGGTGCTGAAGGGGTCCAGGACCGTGGCGGTCCTGGGCGCATCCACAGATCCCCGCAAACCCAGCTTTTTCGTATCGCTTGTGGTAAGGACTTACGGCTTCAGGATGTTCTTCGTCAACCCGGACCATGCGGGAGAGGAGATCCTCGGGGAGCGCGTCTATGCATCACTCAGAGATGTGCCGGTGGACATAGACATAGTGGATGTCTTCAGGAGGCCGTCTGCGGCCCGTGATGTGGCGGAGGAGATCAGGGCGAAGGGCTGCAGGACCGTCTGGTTCCAGCCAGGGACAGAGGACATGAGAGTGGCAAGGGAGCTCGCAGATGAGGGATTCAACGTTGTGGTGGGCCGCTGCATGAAGGTCGAGTGCAGAAAGCTTCTGTGAGGGGCTGGATGGGGCTGTATTTGCAGTCTGCTACGAGGATAGGCGCAAGAGCGATAACTTCAGGAGATCCAGAGTCATCAACCAGGCTGCAGGTGTCGGAGAAATATCAACGCTAGGATCCAGATGGCGATGATGGTGAACCTCGGCGGCATCGTTCCACTCTCCACGGTCGACTGGCCCGGAAGGGTCTCCGCAGTGATCTTTCTGAGAGGGTGTTCATTCAGATGCCCGTTCTGCCAGAATGCGGAGCTCCAGAGCGGCTGGACACCTGTGGATATCTCAGAGCTGATGGAGCGTTTGTTTCCGAGAAGGGGTTCAGGCCAGAGCATACTCCATGAGTTCAGCGGCTCTCTGGGCATCGACTCTGTCGTTCTCTCGGGGGGTGAGCCGCTCGCGCAGGGTGAGGCAGCCCTTGCGATCGCACGGCATGTAACAGCACGCGGCCTAGATCTGGGGGTTGAGACGAACGGTTACCATCCGGAGGCACTGGAGGCCCTGATATCAGAGGGATATCTTGGCATGGTCTTTCTCGACATCAAGGCAGCTCCTAGAGAGGATGCGTATCTGAGGGCCACAGGGGTCATAGACGCTCTCCCGCGGGTTCTCCGGAGCATGGATGTGATAATGCAGCACGACACACCCTTCGAGATAAGGATCACGGTCTTCCCAGGGATGCCCTCAGAGGATGAGCTGAATGAGATCTTTGATCTTCTGCAGCGCCTCAAGCCCCGCTCCCTCATATCGGTCGTCCTGCAGCAGGGGATCCCTCCGCGCGGCGGGTTCGAGCCCGTGTCCGAGGAGAATCTCAGGAGGCTTGCGCAACCGTTAAAGTTTAACGTAAGGATCAGATCCGTGAGGAGGAGCGTTCCTTGAGGATCATCGGGTTCGTGGGAATGCCCGGCTCCGGAAAGAGCGTGGCATCTGATGTGGCGCGGGAGATGGGCATCAGGGTCGTGGTTATGGGTGACGTGATAAGGGCGGAGGCCAGAAGAAGAGGACTGGAGCCGACGGATGCGAACCACGGGATGGTCGGGGATGATCTCAGGAGATCAGAGGGGGAGGATGCGATCGCTAAAAGGTGCCTCGAGGGTGTGAGCAGGGATGAGACGATCGTGGTCGATGGAATAAGGAGCGTTGCAGAGGTGGAGCACTTCAGATCGGTGGCGGATCGGTTTCATCTCATCGAGATATTCGCCCCTCCGGATCAGAGGATGAGGAGAATCGCATCCAGGGGCAGGCCTGATGACAGTAACTGTGAGAACATCTCTGAAGCGATGGAGAGGCGCGATGCCCGGGAGCTCGGCTGGGGGATGGGCGAGGCGATAGCTGCAGCGGAGATGAGAATATGCAACGACTGCCCCCTCGAAGAGTTCAGGGAGCGCATCAGGGCGGTTCTGGAGGAGCTCTGCAGGTCGTGAACATCACTAAAAGCATGACTTCCGTACATCGTCGAAGAACCACTGAGGTCTCCAGGCCAGGACTCCCCAGATGTGGCTTCCCTGAACAAGGAGACCCCCTTATCTCCACTCCCGCAAGTTAAATATGTTTGCAGCAAACAGATCCCTGGAGGTGAGATCGAATGTGCACAGTTGGAGGCGGTCCGGATCTCGGCGCGATAGAGGAGGGTATTTCCGCGAAGGATTACATATGCCTGGACTGCGGGAACAAGTTCAAGGGTATGGGCA
This genomic stretch from Methanothrix sp. harbors:
- the metG gene encoding methionine--tRNA ligase gives rise to the protein MPTDNDPILVTCGLPYANGPAHIGHLRTYVPADIFVRALRRMGRDVLFICGSDAHGTPIVVNAESKGMSPRELVEFYHKHFEDVFRSINVRFDYFGCTDDPSNHHRTQEIVRALMERGHVYPREIELAYCPRCERFLPDRYVEGICPYCGVPARGDECDQGCGRHLEPGEIKDAVCKICGSRAEYRKQTHYFFRLSAFRDFLLDYLQRLGGTVSARNYALEWVRQELKDWCITRNMSWGVKFPGSEDLVVYVWVDAPIGYISFTEEWCRSHGVPWERYWRGKSRIIHFIGGDIIYHHCIFWPAMLEGAGYTLPSDVVASGMLKIDDKKFSKSRGYVVWVKDDYLDQGLEPDYLRYYLASYTSHTKEVNFSWKILQEKVNTELVGAFGNFLNRAVTFAVKNFDGRVPDGDLDPEVMKRIEASVEDVSTSLMEYEFKRASDAVLSLADYANTYFQSHEPWKLIRSDRRAAGSVLRNCLQMAKAMIILMEPFMPSKMAVAWSQLGMDSLDDIQFRDAVKPIPEGQALGTPKILFSRIEDSTVKRLEEIFRERIRRAEGAEERKEEKPLIPFDHFKALDLRAGTVLEAERIKGSDKLLRLIVDIGERRQIVAGIAKMYSPEELVGRQVVVVANLEPVKIFGVESRGMLLAADINGNAVLLKPDREVPAGSGIR
- a CDS encoding ArsR family transcriptional regulator; its protein translation is MKKVPLPDPSDEQEEFSSILMEIGLRRNVAKVLTYLAGVVEATSRDIETNSDLRQPEVSIAMRELRELGWISERDEKNPGKGRPYRIYRLEKSVDEIIKYLEDQKLQDIERTMRQIERLKELRSAGARGA
- the ftsZ gene encoding cell division protein FtsZ, with the protein product MKSIIDEALSRAEREGRAEPTSATDEDLVSILEGLTTVIRVIGCGGGGSNTIDRLSEAGIQGAELYAINTDAQHLLHINADRRFLIGRRTTRGLGAGSLPAIGEEAAQEDIEQIKAAVQGADMVFITCGLGGGTGTGASPVVAEAAREAGALTIAIVTLPFSAEGSIRMANAEAGLKRLRESADTVIVVPNDKLLEVAPNLPLQAAFKVADEVLMRSVKGITELITRPGLINLDFADVKTVMSHGGVAMIGLGEADGEERARDSVMRALRSPLLDVDVSGATSALVNVVGGPDMTIADAEMVVEEVYSRINPDARIIWGAQIDPELKGTIRTMLVVTGVSSPQILGRDEGRRVVSKHGIDFLSRRARY
- a CDS encoding winged helix-turn-helix transcriptional regulator, yielding MSERVTSELEMLKRHLTILKCVVENEPIGILKLAEETKIPSHKVRYSLRVLEQEGLIAASAPGAITTSATGPFLEGLDAMIDEIVKATLELKRIEMPRRRREA
- a CDS encoding sulfurtransferase; this encodes MREYPYPSKSEVRWVSPEWLDENMDDVRIIDAQPNVHDYIMGHIPGAVYMNEGLLRAARRRQPASFVPAESIEAVFRSIGISGDMPVVVYSGPGVYSKCTAGLGDGLEQTMVAYALVRFGHRMVHILDGGIEGWMESGRKLTKEFPDAQESGFRAEIRREHFVEMEELKSMMGRDDVIIFDARPTPSYEGQAVWIKPGHIPGAHSLPWRRLMTEKNSRLLRDDEELRSLVSGFDLEGKRIIVYCGTGREATNEYLFFRYYLGHPDVRIYEGSFTEWSSYPENPTVTGPNPR
- a CDS encoding MBL fold metallo-hydrolase; this encodes MLFERIVSEGLAHYSYIVGDRGSAVVIDPRLDCDVYVEIASRNSMRITDILETHRNEDYVIGSVELSALTGASIWHADPELDYRYGAPARDGQVWMIGSWQIEAISAPGHTLGSMSYVLKDRSGVPHAVFTGDALFAGDVGRVDLLGMDRAEELAGMLYESIFQRILPLGDGVLLCPAHGPGSVCGSAITDRPWTTIGLERLHNPKLRAGSRDEFVKSAAAELERPPYFRRMEELNINGYRLRRRAVPPLSPEEVADALDECVILDTRSEVAYGGAHIPASQFIWMDGLSALAGWYLSYDKPVILVGDEIDRATRILMRMGYDDISGYLGGGMLAWHMSGLESSSVRTVTVQELCRHLDQGGQAWILDVRSDEEVSGERISGAHHIHVTQLPGRMEEVPREKAVYIFCGSGMRSMVAASFLKRHGWRNIAVVLGGLAGWKSVTCPVVRRV
- a CDS encoding CoA-binding protein, whose amino-acid sequence is MPILRGDEELEKVLKGSRTVAVLGASTDPRKPSFFVSLVVRTYGFRMFFVNPDHAGEEILGERVYASLRDVPVDIDIVDVFRRPSAARDVAEEIRAKGCRTVWFQPGTEDMRVARELADEGFNVVVGRCMKVECRKLL
- a CDS encoding anaerobic ribonucleoside-triphosphate reductase activating protein — encoded protein: MAMMVNLGGIVPLSTVDWPGRVSAVIFLRGCSFRCPFCQNAELQSGWTPVDISELMERLFPRRGSGQSILHEFSGSLGIDSVVLSGGEPLAQGEAALAIARHVTARGLDLGVETNGYHPEALEALISEGYLGMVFLDIKAAPREDAYLRATGVIDALPRVLRSMDVIMQHDTPFEIRITVFPGMPSEDELNEIFDLLQRLKPRSLISVVLQQGIPPRGGFEPVSEENLRRLAQPLKFNVRIRSVRRSVP
- a CDS encoding AAA family ATPase, translating into MRIIGFVGMPGSGKSVASDVAREMGIRVVVMGDVIRAEARRRGLEPTDANHGMVGDDLRRSEGEDAIAKRCLEGVSRDETIVVDGIRSVAEVEHFRSVADRFHLIEIFAPPDQRMRRIASRGRPDDSNCENISEAMERRDARELGWGMGEAIAAAEMRICNDCPLEEFRERIRAVLEELCRS